The nucleotide window CGCCCTGCATCCGCGGCCGCGTCCAATTCCCATACAACCGAACATCACTCATGGCTCTCCCGCCCTACTGTTTGTCGTCGAGCACGTCATCCGACCGGGACTGCGCCGCCGCCTCCGACGCCGCCTGCAACGTCTCCGCTGTCGGCGGCAACCGCCCCGTACCGCCGCCACTCTGGGCACCTTCCGGCCCCGACGGCCCTGGCTCGTCTGGCTGCTTCTTCTCGCCACCCTCTCCGGCAGGCTTCGCACCCTCCGCCGGGCTGCCACCCTCCGCCGCCGGCGAGTCGGGCGCAGCCCGCCGCGGACCACCGTCCCCACCCGCCGCCGAACCCGACCCAGCAGATCCCTCAGCACTAGACCCCTCAGCACCGCCAGACGCATCCGGCGACCCACCGCCACCGCCAGTACTGTCGGAGCCAGCCCCGGTGCCCGTCGACGCCGCACTCGCGGCCGGCCGGGACGACGAGCCGCCCGACCCCGGACCGCCGGCCCCCGACGAGCCGGACCCCCCGCCGCCCGACGGGGTCGGCCGCCCGTCACCCGACCCACCCTCAGAACTCGACTCGCTCACCACACCACCGTCGCTCCCGCCGCCGGCGGCGCCGGAGCCGCCACCACTAGCCGGGCTGTCGTTCCCGCCGCCGGCTCCTTCGCCGGCGGCTTGCTGGGCACCCGTGGATCCCGCCTCGGCCGCGCCGGTCGCGCCCGCCTCGCCAGCCCCGGCGCCGGCTCCTCCAGCGCCCGCGCCGGCACCAGCTCCGCCCCCGCCGGCGGCGGCTCCGGCGCCGCCGGCGGCGGCTGCGCCACCACCTGCCGCCAGGGCGGCGCCGCCGGTGGCGGCGACCGCGCCGACCGCGACCGCACCCGCTGCGATCGCTCCACCGCTGAACGCGTTGGACGCGCCGATCCCGGCCGGCGGCGACAAGAACTTGACCATGGCCGGAAGCGACACCAACGCCAGCATGATGATCAAGATCCCGGCGACCATCCGGTAGATCGCCTGACCAACATCGTTGATGTCGGTCGGCTGGACATCGCCCATGGTGTAGAAGCCGAAAGCGTAGATGGTCGCGGCGGCCGGCTTGAACAAGATCAGCGCGATCAGCCATTTGTTGATCTTGGAGAACGCGTGATTGCCAGCCTCCGTGCCCGTCGCGGCGGCGACGGTCGGCCAGACCGCGAGCAGCAGCAACAGCAGCGCCGACCGCAAGATCATGAACGCGATCATCCCGATGTTGGACACGATCAACAGCCCGCCACCGAGCAGGATGCCGAGCAGCCCGGTCTGTTGCATCATCTTGGCGTCGATCAGCCGCTCAACGGTGCTCGCATCGGGCTGCGGCTCGCCTACCTGGCTCATGATCCACGGCGCGTAGAGATCGGCGCCGGAGATGCCGAGCCAGACCACGACCACGCCGAAGCTGCTCACTGCGACGAGATTGAAGACCAGCCGGCCGATGTCGAGCAGCTGCATCGCCGAGTTCGATCGGACCGCCCGCACACACGCGATGATGATCCCCAGGATCCCGAAAAACCCCGTCAGCGGCAGCAACGAGCCCCAGATCGTGGACAGAGGACCGATCAAGGTGGGATCGGCAGGTGCCCCGGCATCACCCGTGGGCCACGCCTCGGTCAGCGGGTTGGCCGTGTCGACACCCATCCAGAGCGTGAAGGCGGTCGTGGTGAAATCCATCACCGTTTTCGCGAGGGACTCCTCGGTCGTGACGACCGCCGTCTCGATACAGCCTTTCACGTCGGTAATGCCGCACATGATCAACTTCCCTTCGCAGCGCTTCGTTCTAGGCGGGGCCCCAGCGGGTGAATGTCGTAGTGGAGGCCGACGCCACGGCGACGCCTTGGGTGCCATCGACGTACCAGTCGCCGCCGTCCCTGACCAGCGAGACGGTCAATTCGGTGTGCCCGGTGGCGTCGTCGAACGCCAGGTAGATGGCCACGATCGCCGCGGTGTCTCGGGTCGAGACGACCCGGTAGCCCGCGATCTGCCCGGCCCCGGTCCCCGGCGGCGATTGCTCGAGCTCAGCGATCATCACCTCCCGCCGCGGGCCCGCCGTGACCCGCTGCTGGACGAACCGCGCCGCCCAGCTCCGGTCCGGCTCCAGGCTGATCGCCGTCGCGGCGTGCGCCGCAGCCAGAATGGCGCCGCCCTGGCCCGGGGCATAGCAGATGCCGAACCCGTCACCGTTGCGCCGGGCGGGGCCGCCCGTCGGGCTGACCGGCAGCAGGGCACCGTCCCAGTCGACCCACGCCACATCCGACGGCACACCCGTGTCGACCGACAGGTCGGGACAGCCGGCAGATGCGCCCGCAGGCGGGACGGTGCCCGCCGGAACCGGCACCGCGGCCGGGGACCCGGCAGCGGCGCTTGACGTCGCGGCCGGGGAAGTACTCCTGGTGAGTCCGAGGACGAGCGCCATCGCGACCACGCCGGCGACCACGATCGCGGACAGACCCCAGGTCAGGACCCGCCCGTCCCACCGGGACGGGCGCTCCTGACCGGCATCCTCAGCCATCGGCTCAGGTGAACTGCTCAATGATGCCGGCGGCGCCGCCGATGATCACACACGCGACCAGCGCCAACACCAGGCCTTTGGCGCCTTCCATCTCCCCGTTGCGGTAGGCGATCCCGAGCCGCGCCGCGGAGACGACGAAGCCGAGGACGCAGATGATGATCGCCGCCCAGGCGACGTAGTTGATGATGGTGGTGAACTGCTCGAACCCCGGCGGTCGTTCCGGGTTCACATCGTCAATCATGAAAATCCTTTCCCTTGCGCTGCTGGCTGGCTGATCTTCCTGGACAAACCCGAACGCCTGCCGTCGACCGGCGGTTCGGGCTGCTGGGGGGTGAGGCGCCACCGGCTGTCCGACGACGCCGACGTCCGCGCCGCGCCGTTCCGCGCTGGCGCGTCGGGGCTGAACGGCGCCCCAGGGTCATCGAGCCGTGGGCCCACCGGCTCACGGGCGGGTTCAGCGGGGGTGTCGTCGAGGATGGAGGCGGTGATGCGGAGCATCTGCTGCGAGGGCTGCTGCTCGTCGGGCGGGAGGGTGCGCCAGGCCTCGATCCACCGGACCCGCCACAGCACCGGCGCCATCGCCGCGACCCGCTCGACCTGCTCGCGCAACTCGCGCGGCACCTTCGGCGCATCGTCAGTCACGACCACACCGGCCAGCTCGACCACACCCGCCAGCGCACCGGAGGCCCATTCCCGCAGCGCCAGCTCGAGCCGGTCCAAACCGGCCCGGTCTGACCGCGCCATCACCACCACCCGACAAACGCCGCCGTGGATGGTGGGCCAGCCCGGCGCCCGCAGCGCATAACCGGCCGGAAGCTGCCGCAGGAGCGACCCGACACCGGCCCGGCCGTGCACACCGACCAACCACAGCGCCGGCGCAGGACCGGACCAGGCCGGGAGCCGATAGAGGACGGGCTGGTCGGGGGGTGTGACGGTCAAGATCGGAGCGGTCGGGCCGCCGCGCAGCACGTCGCGGCCATGCCGCCGCACCGCGCGCGCCGCAGCACGCCGCTCATGTTCCTCGCGCTTCACCTGCGCCACATCGAGTTCCTGGGGGGCCGGAACGAACGGGTTTTGATTCACCTGCACCTTCTCCCCAGCATCGACGATTGATCCCAACGAACGACACAGTAAAACGTGCCAAGACCAATTAGCAAGGGGTTCTTCCGGTTTCGCACCAGCTTCGCTACAGTCCCAGGCAATGACGCGGCGCGGCCCCCCGGCCAACCCTTTGGTTGCAGGCGCCCATTGCTGTACGACCGAAAGGTAGCTGACTGGTGGGACAGTCTCTCGATGATTATCCAGATCTGCTGACGACAAATCAGGTCGCGGGGGTGTTGCAGGTGTCAGCCGATCAGGTGAGGAAGAACCTGCGCGCGGGGGTGTGGCCTGGTGTGCGGCCCGGGCAGCGGGATTGGCGGATGCGCCGGTCGACGGTGCGGGCGATCATCGACGGCCGGGATCCGTGGGAGCACGAACAGCAGGAGCAGACCGAGTAGCGCGAGCGAAGGGATCACTTTCATGCCCCCCAGCAGTGAGTCGTTTGATCCGAGTCAGGTGCCGCCGTTTCCGGTGATCAGTGTCGAGATCACCACCACGGAGCCGGCCCGCCTGGTCGTCGAGGGCGTCGACGTCCAAGCGCCTGCCGGCGTCGATCTGCACGACGCCGCGGTCGCGGAGGCGGCGCGGCGGATCGCCGAGCGAGGGCTGCCGGCCGCCCGGGTCGCGGCGAGCTCGGACGGGCGCCGCTGGTCCCTCGTCGTCACCGCGGACGGCCAACGCCACGACATCGGCGGCCCCACCCCGACGACCCAGGCACGCGCGAAGCGGCGGCGGAGCTGGATCCTGCTCGCCGCCGCCGCCGGCGTGGTGGCGCTGGCCGTCGGTATCGCCGCCGTGATCGTGACGAGCCGCGGCGCCAGCGAGGCTGCCCAACAGCCGCCTGCGCCGGCGGGGCCGAGTGTCCCGCCGCCGGCGGAGTTGCCGATCCCGATTCCCGAGGAGATGTGGTCGCCCCAGGCGAGCTGGGCCGTCCCCGTCAGCTCCCAGCAGCGTCCGGATGGGCCGCGGGCGGTGCTGACCGATACCGCGATCGTGGTCGCCGACGACCAAGGCGGCATCACCGGCTTCGACGCCGTCACCGGCGTCATCGCCTGGCGCAGCCCCTTACCCCCCGGCGCCCAGATTCAGCAAGGTCCGGTGCGGACGTCGATCGACGGGCAGCCCAGCATCGCCGTCGCCACTAGCGACACCATCCACTGGTGGCCCCTCACCGGCGCACCCCAACCCGTCGGATCGGTCCCCGTCGTGGCCGGGGAGAAAGTCAAGCTCGAAGCCGGGAGCAGTCCGCTGGTCACCATCGAGAACGGCGACGCGACCCTCGCCAAAGTGATCCAGGGCGGGCAGCTCGTCCCGCGGACCGTGCCCGCCGGCGCCACCGTCGCCCGCGCCGACGAGGCCGCGGTGACCGCCGTCGCCCGCGACGGCCGGCTCTGGACCCTCAACACCGACGCCCCCACCGCACCCAAACCCACCGCCAAGCTCAAATTCGGCAAACGCGACGCCGGCGGCGGCGAGGTCGTCCTCGGCGCCACCCAGAATGCGCTCCTGCTGCCCGGCCCCGAGAGCGGCCAAGCCCAGCTGTACTCCCTCGACGGCAAACCCATCGGCGAGCCGGCCGACACATCAGCCAGCCAGCCGTGGGTGACCCACACCTCCGTGCCGTACGCGGTCCAGGGCAGCACCGTCACCGACGACACCAAAGGCAAGACGCGTGGTCTGAACGTGGGCTGGATCGCCAAGAGATTCATCCTCCCCGGCTACGTGTGGGGTGAGAGCACACCGGATCCCAAGAAGGGGATCCTCCGCCCGGCAATCACGCTCAACCCGGGGCTCGAGGGGCCGCGAACCGACTTTCAAGGTTGGCCTGAGCCGCCGGTGACGTACTCGCCGCTCCACGGGTTCTTTATTGCGGAAGCGGTGGACGGGACCACGATGCTGTACGCGGCGCCGGTGGTCGAGCAGTAGACAGAGCGTGGCCCCCAAGCAGAAGCTCGGGGGCCACGGATGCTCACAGCACACGAAGGGATCAATCTGCGAATGCTTGGGAGCGGAGCTAGCCTAGCCGGACCGGTGTCACCGGTCCATCACCCCCACCAGCACCTGTTGAGGGCGGAGTCGTGAAGCCGGTCGCCGGCGTGGTCGCGGGGGTGGTGGCGATCGCGCTGATCCTCCCGCTCTCCGTCGTGATCATCCTGCTGCCGCTGTTCTGCGCTGTCGCTCCGGAGAGTAGTGCGGCGGAGCAGCCGCCCGCCGGCGGCGGGGGCGGTGGGCGGTTCAACGGGCAGGGTGTGCCGGGCAAGGCGGTGCCGTGGGTGGAGAACGCCGCGGCGTCGTCGGAGTACCGGATCCCGCCCGCGTTTTTTGCGTTCATCATGGACCGCGAGTCCGATTTCCAGCCCGACCTGTTCTACCCCGACAAGAACGGCGGCACCTGGGGACTGCTGCAGATCAACTATGAGGAATGGTCCGGCATCACCGGCGGCGGCACCTTTGAGGATCCGGACATCAAGGACCCGATGGTCCATACCCGCTACGGGGCGCGGTACTTCGACAACCGGCTCGAAACGGTGCGGACGATGCGGCGGTCCAACCCGACCGCGCCCTACACCACCCAGCTCACCGAGCTCGAGGCGTTGATGATCGCCCACAACGCCGGCGAGGGAAACCTCGAGAACTACCCCGAGCTGCCCTCGATCACCCGCAGCTACCTGCGCGAATTCCGCCAGAAGTTCCCCCGCTACGGCGGCGGCGAACCCGCCCAGAAACGCAACAGCGAGAAGCCGCCCGCCGGGGACGGTGACCCGCCCCCCGCCGGCGCGGGGCACACCGGTGAGGCGAATCCGCAGGCCGCGCGCGGCCGCTACGGCCTCGGCCCCGTCAAAGACCACGTCGCCGGCGCCGCCGGCCTGATCGGCACCCGGTTCGACGTGAAGACGATCGGCGGATACCGCGCCGACGCCAGGGACGAGGGCGGTCATCCGGCCGGGCTGGCGCTGGACGTGATGACCATGGAAGACAAGGCCAAAGGCCAGAAAATCCGGGACTGGACCCAAGCCAACGCCAAGGCTCTCGGCATCGAGTACATCCAGTTCGATCACTACATCTGGAGCATCCGCCGCGACAACGAGGGCTGGCGCAAACAAGCGGACCGCGGCAGCC belongs to Naumannella cuiyingiana and includes:
- a CDS encoding helix-turn-helix domain-containing protein encodes the protein MGQSLDDYPDLLTTNQVAGVLQVSADQVRKNLRAGVWPGVRPGQRDWRMRRSTVRAIIDGRDPWEHEQQEQTE
- a CDS encoding peptidoglycan DD-metalloendopeptidase family protein, producing the protein MKPVAGVVAGVVAIALILPLSVVIILLPLFCAVAPESSAAEQPPAGGGGGGRFNGQGVPGKAVPWVENAAASSEYRIPPAFFAFIMDRESDFQPDLFYPDKNGGTWGLLQINYEEWSGITGGGTFEDPDIKDPMVHTRYGARYFDNRLETVRTMRRSNPTAPYTTQLTELEALMIAHNAGEGNLENYPELPSITRSYLREFRQKFPRYGGGEPAQKRNSEKPPAGDGDPPPAGAGHTGEANPQAARGRYGLGPVKDHVAGAAGLIGTRFDVKTIGGYRADARDEGGHPAGLALDVMTMEDKAKGQKIRDWTQANAKALGIEYIQFDHYIWSIRRDNEGWRKQADRGSPTQNHEDHLHISFTAQAPAGDQPLTAAPPGGQAPPVGDTPPPAEPQSCPADTQQQPAQGDPLTPVNGVASPIKPGQYSLSATFGQTGIWARYHTGLDFGGTGVGTPMYAVADGTVVDVPGASGWAGPNVFAIRLSDGSHVLYAHASARLVPAGQQVKAGQEVGKTGALGNVTGPHLHFEYYPPGTTPGSVYEATDPATWLRKNGIRP